Within Argonema galeatum A003/A1, the genomic segment CCGTCTTTAAATCTACACCGAACTTAATTGGAATTACCAAAGCCGTGAGGAATACCGATCGAGATTTGGTTGCTACTCCATCGACTTTGAAGCAGAACCATCGAGTCGGCGCTAGCGATATTGTATTGGATACTGATGGTAAGGTACGCCGCGCTTTGCTAGCTGTCAACGAACCCAAGGGAAAAACGACCTATAGTTTATCAGTGGAACTGGCTTTGATGTATTTGCAGAAAGAGGGCATTTACCTACGAGAAATTAAGGCTGAATCTGGTAAGTATAGTTTGGGAAAGGCAATCTTTACCCGTTTGACGAAAGACTTTGGCGGTTATGCGGGAGTAGATACGGGCGGATATCAAATTTTGTTTAATTTTCGTTCTCGTAGCTGTCCACAAAAAAGACATATAAATGATTGTCATGTCTTTAAAACTGTCTCCATGACTGAAGTGTTAGAGAATCGAATTTCTCGTGAGTTAATCCGCGATCGCATTGTTTTAATTGGTTCAAATTCCGAAACTGTAAAGGACTTTTTTTTTACTCCTTACACTTACAATTACCTTAGCGCTACCCCCGGTGTAGAAATCCATGCCCATCTTACTAGCCAAATTATCAGCGCTGCTTTAAACGATCGTCCATTAATCAATGCTTTGCCAAAAGTAGGGGAAAATTTGTGGATTTTGCTTTCGTCTTCTGTAGGCGCAATCTTAGGTTTTGGATTGCTGCGAATTCGCTGGAAATTTGTTAGTATTCTGCTAGTTGGTGCGTTTCTCGTCGGTAGCGCTTACATAGGATTTCTGTTCGGGTGGTGGATTCCTGTTGTACCGCCGTTACTAGCTTTAGTAGGGTCTGGGATTGTAATTACTGGTTATATTAATTACATTGAGCGCCAAGATCGACTTACGGTGATGAGCTTGTTGGGACAGCACGTAGGGCCGAAAATTGCCCAAGCAGTATGGCGCGATCGCCATCAGTTACTTAGAGAAGGACAATTACTGGGACAAAAGATCACAGCAACAGTGTTATTTACGGATATTAAAGGTTTTACGACTATTACTGAGA encodes:
- a CDS encoding CHASE2 domain-containing protein yields the protein MTINKFRQLLGEWRGILITVPSVTLLIIMLRSLGVLQLLEWAALDQFFRWRPTEPMDDRIVLVEISESDIGKADRWPISDRTFAELLQKLKALQPRVIGLDIYRDLPVPPGNDRLLAVFKSTPNLIGITKAVRNTDRDLVATPSTLKQNHRVGASDIVLDTDGKVRRALLAVNEPKGKTTYSLSVELALMYLQKEGIYLREIKAESGKYSLGKAIFTRLTKDFGGYAGVDTGGYQILFNFRSRSCPQKRHINDCHVFKTVSMTEVLENRISRELIRDRIVLIGSNSETVKDFFFTPYTYNYLSATPGVEIHAHLTSQIISAALNDRPLINALPKVGENLWILLSSSVGAILGFGLLRIRWKFVSILLVGAFLVGSAYIGFLFGWWIPVVPPLLALVGSGIVITGYINYIERQDRLTVMSLLGQHVGPKIAQAVWRDRHQLLREGQLLGQKITATVLFTDIKGFTTITEKTDPETLMFWLNDYMKVMSQVVLDCEGVVDKFIGDAVMAVFGVPIPSTTPEEIAQDAIAAVTCAVEMGKKLASLNQQWQQQGLPTVEMRVGIATGTVVTGSLGSHQRLNYTTIGDTVNIAARLESYDKSLEGGICRILIGEETYKYIEGKFSTQFIGCVQLKGREGSINIYQVIGD